A stretch of Patescibacteria group bacterium DNA encodes these proteins:
- the trmD gene encoding tRNA (guanosine(37)-N1)-methyltransferase TrmD has protein sequence MRFDILTIFPNIFTSYFQESILRIAQEKHKIDLHIHDIRAYTKNKHKKTDDIPYGGGPGMVMMVQPIYDCLLAIPRLDRSRVIMFDPGGTEYTQIQAKHYSESYDQIILLCGRYEGFDERVYKLVDERISIGKYVLSGGEIPAMVVTESITRLLPGVLGHIESTHDETFSGSLDYIESPQYTRPETFTTNTGENWVVPPILLSGNHAEIEKWRKENPKTPT, from the coding sequence ATGCGTTTTGATATCCTCACCATCTTCCCAAATATATTTACGTCTTACTTTCAAGAATCGATTTTGCGTATTGCTCAAGAGAAACATAAAATTGATCTTCATATTCACGATATTCGCGCTTATACTAAAAATAAACACAAAAAAACTGATGATATACCGTATGGTGGTGGCCCGGGTATGGTTATGATGGTGCAACCGATCTATGATTGTTTGTTAGCCATTCCCAGATTAGACCGCTCTCGTGTAATTATGTTTGATCCAGGCGGCACTGAATACACCCAAATTCAAGCCAAACACTACAGTGAAAGTTATGATCAAATTATTTTATTATGTGGCCGCTATGAGGGTTTTGATGAACGAGTTTATAAACTAGTCGATGAGCGTATTTCAATTGGCAAATACGTTTTGAGCGGTGGCGAAATCCCTGCCATGGTGGTAACTGAATCTATTACAAGATTATTACCTGGTGTGTTGGGTCATATCGAATCGACTCACGATGAAACTTTCTCTGGCAGTTTAGATTATATAGAATCCCCTCAATACACCCGACCAGAAACTTTCACTACTAATACCGGCGAAAATTGGGTTGTCCCGCCAATATTACTATCTGGCAATCATGCTGAGATTGAGAAATGGAGAAAGGAGAATCCGAAAACACCTACATAA